The following coding sequences lie in one Monomorium pharaonis isolate MP-MQ-018 chromosome 1, ASM1337386v2, whole genome shotgun sequence genomic window:
- the LOC105830127 gene encoding uncharacterized protein LOC105830127, giving the protein MSLCPSSSHQLVAAAIAFRRARRKFPKDFGLESAVERASGSTKTQETATSREGPINQTRSTSSALVRRACNSRSDHVCPASVRTSRDYDRFCGRETSVGCCSCCRARNVGEDNSELRDECSGGDAVDTVPSKEYGEFSSSGVDRENGFAKPVDRDRCDEVTSRTMDDGEAVRTIPQPAHPTTYHHCKACCSSLRPRSNVDPANPSYSSASHERHDGIACGDFTGDRIKEFASISCHGASIDLEGDAEDPGDARGRVEDEAWTRANRKIVDSTWRCQCECHPCEDPIPNLSRSPCDRCHHGGCYRRHDCDCSHRHCCYHQRDSSFVNVKGCETRGSGEKARHKSWRDQMRGENGRLYARQCYSKEYSGIIPASCERNDEQRREKKDDDDDDDDNEDEDDDGGVAVINHKDSMCILAEKYKAGRKWRGGRCGDRERSDDRAGKKDECNKSLTLEIIDQPESPPEIVNAVSHEGKPSVKRVPCRAHCESCGMAKTCARGCGRHGPPPEGEFDRLRSPLNEATTAAATTRCCLSRAPCKSVF; this is encoded by the exons ATGTCGCTTTGTCCGTCGTCGTCTCATCAGCTTGTCGCAGCGGCGATCGCTTTTCGACGTGCCCGCCGCAAATTTCCGAAGGACTTCGGCCTCGAAAGCGCCGTCGAACGTGCATCCGGAAGTACAAAG ACGCAGGAAACCGCGACGAGCCGCGAAGGGCCCATCAATCAAACGAGATCAACGAGCTCCGCGCTGGTGAGACGCGCGTGCAACTCGAGATCCGATCACGTTTGCCCGGCGAGCGTGCGGACGAGCCGCGACTACGACCGTTTCTGCGGCAGGGAGACCTCGGTCGGCTGCTGCAGTTGTTGCCGGGCAAGAAACGTCGGAGAGGACAATTCGGAGCTGCGGGACGAGTGCAGCGGCGGAGATGCGGTCGATACCGTACCGAGCAAAGAATACGGGGAGTTCTCGTCATCGGGCGTCGATCGCGAAAATGGATTTGCGAAGCCGGTCGACCGGGACAG ATGTGATGAGGTAACGTCGAGGACGATGGACGACGGCGAAGCTGTCAGAACGATCCCGCAACCCGCGCATCCAACGACCTATCATCATTGTAAAGCGTGCTGCTCGTCGCTGAGGCCGCGATCGAACGTGGATCCTGCAAATCCTTCGTACAGCTCCGCATCTCACGAGAGGCACGACGGGATCGCATGCGGCGACTTCACGGGGGACAGAATCAAGGAGTTCGCGTCGATAAGTTGTCACGGGGCATCCATCGATCTTGAGGGCGATGCGGAGGATCCCGGAGACGCTCGGGGCCGTGTCGAGGACGAGGCGTGGACGAGGGCGAACCGAAAAATCGTGGATTCGACCTGGCGATGCCAATGCGAGTGTCATCCGTGCGAAGATCCTATTCCGAATCTGTCGAGATCGCCGTGCGATCGTTGTCATCACGGTGGATGCTACCGCCGCCACGATTGCGATTGCTCCCATCGGCATTGCTGTTATCACCAGCGCGACAGCTCGTTCGTAAATGTCAAAGG ATGCGAGACGCGCGGGAGCGGCGAGAAAGCTCGGCACAAAAGCTGGCGCGATCAGATGCGAGGCGAGAATGGTCGATTGTACGCGCGGCAGTGTTACTCGAAAGAGTATTCTGGAATAATACCTGCCTCTTGTGAGCGGAACGACGAGCAACGTAGGGAGAAgaaggacgacgacgacgacgacgacgacaacgaagacgaagacgacgacggcggcgtgGCTGTTATCAATCACAAGGACTCTATGTGCATCCTCgctgaaaaatataaagccGGCAGGAAGTGGCGCGGCGGAAGGTGCGGGGATAGGGAGCGATCGGACGACAGGGCGGGGAAAAAGGACGAGTGTAACAAATCGTTGACTTTGGAAATCATCGATCAGCCGGAGTCGCCGCCTGAGATTGTAAACGCGGTTTCGCACGAGGGAAAGCCGAGCGTGAAGCGCGTACCTTGTAGAGCGCATTGCGAGAGCTGCGGGATGGCGAAGACGTGTGCTCGTGGATGTGGTCGACATGGACCACCGCCGGAGGGTGAATTCGACCGATTGAGATCCCCTTTGAACGAGGCGaccaccgccgccgctacCACCCGCTGCTGTTTAAGTCGAGCGCCCTGCAAAAGTGTTTTCTAA
- the LOC105830126 gene encoding modular serine protease, translating into MPVTNARVVFSVALSLLALLPSLSLQARTQISDGFIDQYETTANGPPGRSKWNGNTDISGPPGHNKWGSNGRGPPGGRGPPGLGGGGPPGLSGNRPPGWNKVNTESSSEGVNYPRPNNDENYPRPNSDENYRPNNGENYQRPNNNENYPRPNNGENHQQPNSGENYSRPNTNENYRPNNGENYPRPNNGESHSYGNNGENNSRPNNGENYPRPNNNENYSHENNDENYSRPNNGENYPNRNNDENYSRPNNDGNYQRPNSGENYSRPNNSRTTQRPYPDYNREGPHGPDDRVPDRNEHSQNRQCRDNEFRCKSNECLPQSVRCDDKNDCHDASDEESCIRNRNQGTGCVLPEQPQGGHYKLADCEGHCTKRPGDIVPKNSILNYTCKSNYMLKGNTISVCVDNEWYQPPSCLKVCPPLNSTSVDISCSYQGETVSCSERILPGTRATLACKSSYKLPLTNDPAYREIKCLDDGLWDRRLFRCLPECGTSIARGNTLIVNGFQAKAGVFPWHVGIYAKNRAGEYEQICGGTLISNNLVVSAAHCFYDEVYNKLYNESKYAVGAGKHRRDWNAREKYAQQSSVESIQAGGRYQGARGNFADDIALVKLKTPFELTTLVKPVCVDWDNTYEREQLQVGHAGKVVGWGKDIKGESTKSLQEIDMPFVPYDQCVSAVPVDFRGFLTSDKFCAGHLNGSSVCDGDSGGGLCFEKDGIWYLRGIVSVSPENKGTCDYNSYVGFTYVSHFRDWIREAYVTA; encoded by the exons ATGCCGGTTACGAACGCACGCGTTGTATTCTCAGTGGCTCTGTCGTTGCTTGCCTTATTGCCGTCGC TGTCCCTGCAGGCCCGTACGCAGATCTCGGATGGCTTTATTGATCAATACGAAACAACCGCGAATGGTCCACCAGGCCGTTCCAAGTGGAACGGGAACACTGATATTTCCGGACCACCGGGTCATAATAAATGGGGAAGTAACGGCAGAGGGCCACCAGGTGGCCGGGGTCCTCCTGGATTAGGAGGCGGTGGTCCTCCAGGATTGAGCGGTAACCGTCCTCCGGGCTGGAACAAAGTAAACACCGAAAGTTCGTCCGAAGGTGTCAACTATCCACGTCCAAATAACGATGAAAACTATCCTCGTCCAAATAGCGATGAAAACTATCGTCCAAATAATGGTGAAAACTATCAACGGCCAAACAATAATGAAAACTATCCTCGTCCAAATAACGGTGAAAATCATCAACAGCCAAACAGCGGTGAAAACTATTCTCGTCCAAATACCAATGAAAATTATCGTCCAAATAACGGTGAAAATTATCCCCGTCCAAATAATGGTGAAAGCCATTCATATGGAAATAATGGTGAAAATAATTCCCGACCAAATAATGGTGAAAACTATCCCCGTCcaaataacaatgaaaattattcacatgaaaataatgatgaaAATTATTCCCGTCCAAATAATGGTGAAAATTATccaaatagaaataatgatgAAAACTATTCACGTCCAAATAACGATGGAAACTATCAACGTCCCAATAGCGGTGAAAACTATTCACGTCCAAACAATAGTAGAACCACCCAAAGACCTTATCCCGATTACAATAGAGAAGGGCCTCATGGTCCAGACGATCGCGTACCTGATCGAAACGAACATTCACAGAATCGACAATGCAG AGACAACGAGTTTCGTTGTAAAAGTAACGAGTGCCTGCCGCAAAGCGTCAGATGCGATGATAAAAATGATTGTCACGATGCCAGCGACGAAGAGTCTTGTATTAG GAATAGAAATCAAGGAACCGGCTGTGTCTTGCCTGAACAACCGCAAGGTGGGCATTACAAATTGGCAGATTGCGAAGGACATTGCACCAAACGTCCCGGTGACATCGTTCCCAAAAACAGCATTCTCAATTATACCTGTAAAAGCAATTACATGTTGAAGGGAAACACTATTTCCGTTTGTGTCGACAACGAGTGGTACCAGCCGCCTTCATGCCTCA AAGTCTGTCCACCGTTGAACAGCACCAGCGTAGACATTTCCTGCAGTTACCAGGGGGAAACGGTGTCCTGTAGCGAGCGTATACTGCCTGGTACGCGGGCTACACTTGCCTGTAAATCATCTTATAAATTACCTTTAACGAACGATCCGGCTTACAGAGAGATCAAGTGTCTCGACGATGGTTTATGGGATCGTCGCCTTTTTCGCTGTCTACCAG AATGTGGAACGTCCATCGCGCGCGGCAACACTTTAATCGTAAACGGATTCCAAGCCAAAGCAGGGGTATTTCCATGGCACGTTGGTATTTACGCTAAGAACCGTGCAGGCGAGTACGAGCAGATTTGCGGCGGGACTTTAATTAGCAACAACCTCGTCGTATCAG CGGCCCATTGTTTCTACGACGAGGTTTACAACAAATTGTACAACGAGTCAAAATATGCCGTGGGCGCCGGCAAACATCGTCGCGATTGGAACGCCAGGGAGAAATACGCGCAGCAGTCCTCGGTGGAGAGCATCCAGGCGGGCGGCAGGTACCAGGGGGCGAGGGGTAATTTCGCTGACGACATAGCTTTAGTCAAGTTGAAGACGCCCTTCGAATTGACTACCTTAGTGAAGCCCGTCTGCGTTGACTGGGACAATACGTACGAGAGGGAGCAGCTGCAAGTGGGACACGCCGGCAAG GTGGTCGGCTGGGGTAAAGACATCAAAGGCGAATCCACCAAGAGCTTACAGGAAATTGACATGCCGTTCGTGCCGTACGATCAATGTGTGTCCGCGGTGCCCGTGGACTTTCGAGGATTCCTCACGTCCGACAAGTTCTGCGCCGGCCACTTGAACG GTTCGAGCGTCTGCGACGGCGACAGCGGCGGCGGCTTGTGTTTCGAGAAGGACGGGATTTGGTATCTGCGTGGGATCGTGAGCGTAAGCCCGGAGAATAAGGGCACGTGCGATTACAACTCGTACGTTGGATTTACCTACGTCAGTCACTTCCGCGATTGGATTCGCGAGGCCTACGTCACTGCGTGA